In Brienomyrus brachyistius isolate T26 chromosome 11, BBRACH_0.4, whole genome shotgun sequence, the DNA window AGCGGGATTTTCGACCAAACTACAAAACCCTTTCTACAAGACCACATCCAGTGACTACGGAGCCCATCCTCCGGTGTATGAAACGGCACCCTGTACCTACCACCCATTATCACAGCAATTTTCCAGGGATCTCGGAAAATGTGGGATGTATCGCGATAATTCATTTAACACAAGTTTGGATAGTAGCAGGGTGTACGACTGCCCAAATTTACAACGCACTCTCTATTAGCCACTAAAGATAGTACTGCTATGACGATCTCCATGTACCGTTTGTTTCTACTCAGTAATTGTTCCGTGGTTCGTATTTGTGATGATATCAACTGAATTATATGttacatttaaaatgtattccTGGGTTGGATACTATTtcgcatttttttattaactattagtGTTTAGAACATTTGTGACTGCTTAACATTGCTTATCCCTAACACGTCCATTTTAATGCAACTAGTCGtgtttctttattcaaatgtcccacttaaaaatgaatgaatgaataaataaatacgaGACAAATAAGTGAATAAGAAGGTACATGATATGGGTATCTTTATTGGCAATCAATATGCTGATAACCAGCTATCTGTATGAaaagttattttttaaatatatagatAGTGGCAGTAGAATGTTTTACATATGCAGAATAAACTCATTATTATTTTGAGCCACAAGTACTCATGTATCACATTAAAGCTATTAAAGGACACCTGTGTGAACTGTATGGCCTACATTTTCTTCTCGGGGTCCAAATGGTCAGGCATACTTCCTTGAATGAACTGTCGGATTTTTTCTGCATCAGACAGAACAGTTTGGTTGTAAGGGTCTATCTTGAGAGCCGCATCATAATCTTGAAGACCTAATAAAGTTACAAGCCAAAAAATAACCAGGTATCAGATATGCAACGAGATGAAAATAAGTATGTGGAGAAATACACACCTTTATGTATGCCTTTACAATGTAAAATTCTGTGAATATCATGTCGAAGAAGAAATGAGAGCAGACGCTGGTTAACAAGCAGTCCGGTTCAGAGATTCTCGATATAATACAAACCTTCAGCGTAGAGTTGCAGCTCACAGAAAGCCGTACCCCGCCTCACATAGGCTTTCATTCTGGCGTCTGCATTGTCGGCAACTGCCGGCAACAATAAATCAAGCGCCTGTCAAAAAAATGCCGTTTTAAATTGTACTCACACTTATTTATAGTTCAAAGGGGAGCATGCACTCTTTCAAAGAGACCAAGAACTCACTTGAGAGGAATCTTCTATTGCTTTGTGCAGGTTTTTCAATTTAaggtggcatgcagctcggtTTAAATATAGTGCAGGAATCTTCCTGTTCAGCTGTATGGCAAGGTTATAGGCATTGACGGCAGCGAGGTAGTTACCAGTCACAAACaatttgctaataaaaaaaagagagagaagcaAAATAAGCCATAAGCATAATCATGTGCTCATGTAGCATGACTCGGCAGTGTCCGCCGTACTCACTTTCCCTTCTCTTTCAGCCAGTCAGGGTTCCGCTCATCTTCCTTCAGGTCATTCAGTTCTGATACATCTGTGTTCGTTTGTCTCCTGACGTCAGCTTGCTTTTTAAGCCACTGTCGCACACAACCAGATGTAGTGAATGAAAACTACGAGAAGAGTATCCCGTAACAAGCGCTCAACAGTAAAAAGATTCGGCTACTCCAATAGTATCTTTCTATATTTTGAAAGCTGAAATGTGGCAGTAACATTTTCTTATAATTTGACTGTTCACACAACACCTATACGCATGATTAGTTTTAATCGTAGCAGCGGACCAAAATAGGTATTTATTGGCACCAAAACAAATGCATTACTTCCTCTTCCTCTGGTACTCTGGATTCTCGCAGGGCTGTTGGAAATACTCGTGGGGTGAACTGAATTTTGATAGTGCACGAGGACCTTGGAGCAGGCAAGGGTGTCCGGTTTTTCTTGTCAGAATCTTTTCGCTGGTCTGCGTGATAAAAGAAAATAGGCTTTTGTGTGCGTAAAGACCTTAAAATAAAGATGTCAATTCAAAACGTCTgttttatcagattttgatgggGATATTACATTTAACGGTGCCTGCATTTTTCGTAGATGATAACTGGGACGTATGGTTTAGCTGCGTCTTCTGTTCTTGTGTTTGCTTTTGCCTATTTCTGCGAGCGTCTTCCTTTTCAGCCTCCCGCTTTTGTTGGAGTTTCCAGGCCTCCAGCTCTGCTGTAGCCCTCTCACGTTCATCAGCTTTTAATTTCTCAATGTTGTTCCTCTGTTCCTCCTCTATCTGAAGCAGTGTAAAATAGGTATATTTGACAGTGTTAATTGGGCAAATGGCACAAGTGCCTTCCCACAACAAAAAGAATAGATGTCATTGGCATTATTCACCTTCATCATCTTCTCCAGCGTGTATTTGTTTTCTTGCTGTTTTTTCTCAGCCCTGGCTGTTGAGTCTGCTGCTGACTTTTCCTGAGCTTTAAGTACAGCTCTCTCTCTGATTGATTTTAATATCTTTTTGTCAGCTAAGACGAACAGGAACAATTATTAATATTGATACGTGTTCAATTTAAAAACATACTGTTTGACATAGACCTTTGTATAACCAAATCACTCATCACTGGTAGCGCCGCACCGTCGTTTATTGTAAGTTGTTCCCACATCCTGTCCTCCTTTTTGCGCAACGTCAATACCGCTACTCCATTTCCAATCTTTGCGACACTTGTGTCATCGTCTATAGCTTCCGAGAAAAATACTTCTAACAgaaaaggaggaaaatgtaCCTGAAACAGGCGGAAGCATGGTTATGACACATCATCAGTTGGAGTTGGAAATATATGGTTAAAATATTGCATCAGCGTTTCGACTTTACCATATACACGTTATTGTTGCTGCGAGCTCGAGTGAGTAACTTTTACAAATGCAATGGGACTCTACCTTAAGATATTCGTCTGTGGCGAACACATCCACCTTCCTAGGGTTTGTTCCCTTTAGCGGAATAGTTAAGCATATTGAAGACGGCGTCTGAGTCCACGAGTAATCCTTAACAAGCAAAGGCATTTTTGTTCATTCAGTTGCCATCAAACATTTAATGAGCGAGTCGTAATGCCGGTTGCTATA includes these proteins:
- the dnaaf4 gene encoding dynein assembly factor 4, axonemal; translated protein: MPLLVKDYSWTQTPSSICLTIPLKGTNPRKVDVFATDEYLKVHFPPFLLEVFFSEAIDDDTSVAKIGNGVAVLTLRKKEDRMWEQLTINDADKKILKSIRERAVLKAQEKSAADSTARAEKKQQENKYTLEKMMKIEEEQRNNIEKLKADERERATAELEAWKLQQKREAEKEDARRNRQKQTQEQKTQLNHTSQLSSTKNAGTVKYQRKDSDKKNRTPLPAPRSSCTIKIQFTPRVFPTALRESRVPEEEEWLKKQADVRRQTNTDVSELNDLKEDERNPDWLKEKGNKLFVTGNYLAAVNAYNLAIQLNRKIPALYLNRAACHLKLKNLHKAIEDSSQALDLLLPAVADNADARMKAYVRRGTAFCELQLYAEGLQDYDAALKIDPYNQTVLSDAEKIRQFIQGSMPDHLDPEKKM